Proteins encoded in a region of the Rhodococcus sp. SBT000017 genome:
- a CDS encoding RDD family protein: MSDNSPNGPQYGSDPNQPQYPTNPASGYPPPGSYPPPGNYPPPPVGGNAAFGMGSQLPGGAQPGSLGSRFAARFLDGLILALVQFVLYVILPSGFFGTLLLSLASALLGFAYFTLLESSRGQTFGKQALGLRTLGAAGGLPTQAEAAKRNAFMLLNVVPLLGTVLVIVAYIFIAVTINSSPTKQGKHDELAGGTQVVSVS, from the coding sequence GTGAGCGACAATTCACCCAACGGACCGCAGTACGGCTCCGATCCGAACCAACCCCAGTACCCCACGAATCCAGCGTCCGGTTACCCGCCGCCCGGTAGTTACCCACCCCCGGGCAACTACCCACCGCCGCCGGTCGGCGGCAACGCGGCATTCGGAATGGGTTCGCAGCTGCCCGGCGGCGCGCAGCCCGGCAGCCTCGGATCACGGTTCGCGGCCCGCTTCCTGGACGGGCTCATTCTCGCTCTCGTCCAGTTCGTCCTGTACGTGATTCTCCCGAGCGGGTTCTTCGGAACCTTGCTGTTGAGTCTCGCGTCCGCCCTCCTCGGCTTCGCGTACTTCACGCTGCTCGAGTCCTCCCGCGGCCAGACTTTCGGCAAGCAAGCCCTCGGCCTGCGCACCCTCGGCGCAGCGGGCGGACTGCCCACTCAGGCCGAAGCGGCCAAGCGCAACGCCTTCATGCTGCTGAACGTGGTGCCGCTGCTCGGCACCGTCCTGGTGATCGTGGCGTACATCTTCATTGCGGTGACCATCAACTCGAGCCCCACCAAGCAGGGCAAGCACGACGAGCTCGCCGGCGGAACCCAGGTCGTCAGCGTCTCGTAA
- a CDS encoding MBL fold metallo-hydrolase, producing the protein MLVTGFPAGMFQTNCYILAQDDASECVVVDPGQDAADPLIDFLTQSSLTPTAVLLTHGHLDHTWSVEPICAKYGIPAYIAPEDRYMLADPIKGTGPTLAAVLGDLEFHEPAEVIELTDGRRLELAGIEFAVVHTPGHTQGSVVFLAHADGPDGSVPLALTGDTLFAGSIGRSDLPGGDHDQLLRSIATRLLPLSDDTVVLPGHGGQSSIGQERGSNPFLVGLTDPEQGKL; encoded by the coding sequence TTGCTCGTAACCGGATTCCCCGCAGGCATGTTTCAGACGAACTGTTACATCCTGGCCCAGGACGACGCGTCCGAGTGCGTCGTCGTCGATCCCGGTCAGGACGCCGCGGATCCGCTGATCGACTTCCTGACGCAGTCCTCGCTCACCCCCACCGCAGTACTGCTCACGCACGGTCATCTGGACCACACGTGGTCGGTGGAGCCGATCTGCGCAAAGTACGGCATCCCGGCGTACATCGCACCCGAGGACCGCTACATGCTGGCCGATCCGATCAAGGGAACGGGCCCGACGTTGGCGGCGGTACTGGGCGACCTCGAGTTCCACGAACCGGCCGAGGTGATCGAGCTCACGGACGGTCGACGTCTCGAACTCGCCGGAATCGAATTCGCGGTGGTGCACACCCCCGGGCACACCCAGGGATCGGTGGTGTTCCTCGCCCACGCCGACGGGCCCGACGGCTCGGTTCCGTTGGCCCTGACCGGGGACACCTTGTTCGCGGGATCGATCGGGCGCTCCGATCTGCCCGGCGGCGATCACGATCAACTGCTGCGGTCCATCGCGACTCGGCTGCTCCCGCTGAGCGATGACACGGTGGTGCTCCCGGGGCACGGCGGGCAGAGTTCGATCGGCCAGGAGCGCGGGTCCAACCCGTTCCTCGTTGGACTCACCGACCCCGAGCAAGGAAAGCTGTGA
- a CDS encoding transglutaminase family protein, whose amino-acid sequence MSRRYRIKHITTYTYSDRVTSSYGRGFLAPRDMDGQHCVEKSVTVEPAPTDQSFGVDVYGNEDVYFHVTHDHEKLVVTADSLVEVYPRPADETTSWPATASWESARMALFGANVPADPARASAVEFALDLPTPEITDEVRAYAAPSFWPGRPLADVIVDLTHRIFTDFRYLSGSTTVSTTVVDVLAARSGVCQDFARLAIACLRSQGLAARYVSGYLATEPPPGKERMIGVDATHAWAAVWMPNDRWLAFDPTNDQLVDERYATVAWGRDYADVPPLRGVIYTEAEESTIAVSVDVAPQ is encoded by the coding sequence ATGAGTCGTCGGTACCGAATCAAGCACATCACCACCTACACGTACTCCGACCGCGTGACCTCGTCCTACGGGCGCGGATTCCTCGCGCCGCGCGACATGGACGGGCAGCACTGCGTGGAGAAGTCGGTCACGGTGGAGCCGGCACCCACCGATCAATCCTTCGGCGTTGACGTCTACGGCAACGAGGATGTGTACTTCCACGTGACGCACGACCACGAGAAGTTGGTGGTGACGGCGGATTCGCTGGTGGAGGTGTATCCGCGCCCGGCGGACGAGACCACGTCGTGGCCGGCGACGGCATCCTGGGAGTCCGCTCGGATGGCTCTGTTCGGTGCGAACGTGCCTGCAGATCCGGCTCGCGCGTCGGCTGTGGAGTTCGCTCTGGATCTGCCGACCCCGGAGATCACCGACGAGGTACGCGCCTACGCTGCACCCAGCTTCTGGCCGGGTCGTCCCCTCGCGGACGTCATCGTGGATCTGACGCATCGGATCTTCACCGATTTTCGCTACCTCTCCGGCTCGACGACGGTCTCGACCACTGTGGTCGACGTGCTGGCCGCGCGATCGGGAGTGTGTCAGGACTTCGCTCGGCTTGCCATCGCGTGCCTGCGGTCCCAGGGACTCGCGGCGCGATACGTCTCGGGTTATCTCGCAACCGAACCTCCGCCCGGCAAGGAGCGGATGATCGGGGTCGACGCGACCCACGCGTGGGCTGCGGTGTGGATGCCGAACGATCGTTGGCTCGCCTTCGATCCCACCAACGATCAGCTGGTCGACGAGCGGTACGCGACCGTGGCGTGGGGACGCGACTACGCCGACGTACCTCCACTGCGAGGGGTGATCTACACCGAAGCGGAGGAGAGCACCATCGCCGTATCGGTGGACGTTGCACCGCAGTAG
- a CDS encoding DUF3237 family protein has product MTAPNTPTLEPILRLGLTLGPGIEIGSVPAGERVVTAVLGGAAPGPDIEGTLAAGSTVVSVTRPDGCTEFSSDLVLELATGGYLSLDYRGVQFGPAEVIEALNDPEREVDPATYYFRGTLRVATAVPKFTYLNRALVVTSGSRSAEAVVLDAFLVT; this is encoded by the coding sequence GTGACCGCCCCGAACACACCGACCCTCGAGCCCATTCTGCGCCTCGGCCTCACACTCGGACCGGGCATCGAGATCGGTTCGGTGCCCGCCGGTGAGCGGGTGGTCACCGCTGTGCTCGGCGGCGCAGCTCCCGGCCCCGACATAGAGGGCACCCTCGCAGCCGGGTCGACCGTCGTCAGCGTGACGCGACCCGACGGATGCACCGAGTTCAGCAGCGACCTCGTTCTCGAATTGGCGACCGGCGGTTACCTCTCACTCGACTATCGCGGAGTTCAGTTCGGGCCGGCCGAGGTCATCGAAGCCCTCAACGATCCCGAGCGTGAGGTGGACCCCGCCACGTACTACTTCCGCGGCACCCTCCGCGTGGCGACGGCGGTCCCGAAGTTCACCTATCTCAACCGAGCGCTCGTCGTCACGTCCGGATCTCGCTCGGCCGAAGCCGTCGTGCTCGACGCATTCCTGGTCACCTGA
- a CDS encoding circularly permuted type 2 ATP-grasp protein, whose translation MVPVDTTLSGAGRNEDVSSGAGSSWLAYRGRREAVTGRVDRFDEMLDADDAVRPHWAELVDGMREAGPGAMQTLQSRVSRLVDDHGITYNPIPSGGSEALPSAVRWGLDSVPLVVAADEWDRLEAGLVQRSMLLDAVLTDIYGAQETVRRGLIPPELVFGNPGYLRTAHAITIPGPHQLFMHAADVARGSDGEFRVIADRTQAPSGVGYALADRRVMSRAMPELFQASNPRPLSTFARAVRLALRDAAPASAENPVVVVLSPGSHSETAFDQAYLATVLGFPLVENADLVVRDGCLWMRSLGKLRRVDVVLRRVDAEFADPLDLRPDSHLGVVGLVEVLRRGAVSVVNTLGSGVLENPALLPLLPALSRGLLDEDLILGSVQTYWGGDPNQLSHIGSRMRSLVLRSTTSRRTVVGHDLTDVAARELWNRIVAEPWKWTGQEVPEFSLAPVGSSIDGGSGSQLSVAPAQVGMRLFTVAQRGGYTPMRGGLGQVVLTAPVTEPLITVASKDVWVKSVERVTPADSAPHTPPATVEELPQYAASNVDVVSSPRVLGDLFWFGRYSERAEDMTRLLIAARERNQDYRSMPWLEGSDSLPILLEAVTKVSRTWPGFLDEKNRGDATVEMRSLMLSTGRMGSLAQSVDRMQQAARAVRDQLSNDTWAVLNRIDTALEELAESPVHNGAQLASSQSSVLRGLLALAGLASESMVRDAGWYLMDAGKRIERGLQLTSLLSATLSHALTPSTEQAVIDSVLSAAESSVIYRRRNSGRARPAAVAQLLLFDEGNPRALVYQLDRLRDDLGSLPDASGTSRPEQLVEQMRVRLRRVDPGDLESVDANGRRVELLELVDGIHDSLEELSRVVLATHMSLPGGTQPLWGSSNVRTANGVR comes from the coding sequence ATGGTGCCCGTGGATACCACCCTGAGTGGAGCCGGCAGGAACGAAGATGTTTCGAGTGGAGCCGGGTCGTCGTGGCTCGCGTATCGCGGTCGACGCGAGGCCGTGACCGGTCGCGTCGATCGGTTCGACGAGATGCTCGATGCCGACGACGCCGTCCGTCCGCATTGGGCGGAGTTGGTCGACGGGATGCGTGAGGCCGGCCCGGGTGCCATGCAGACGTTGCAGTCGCGGGTGAGCCGTCTGGTCGACGACCATGGCATCACGTACAACCCGATTCCGTCGGGTGGCAGCGAAGCGCTACCCAGTGCTGTTCGGTGGGGGCTGGACAGTGTTCCGTTGGTTGTCGCGGCCGACGAGTGGGATCGTCTGGAAGCCGGTTTGGTTCAGCGGTCGATGCTGCTCGATGCGGTGCTCACCGACATCTACGGTGCCCAGGAAACCGTTCGTCGGGGTTTGATTCCGCCGGAGCTGGTCTTCGGCAACCCGGGTTATCTGCGGACGGCGCACGCGATCACCATTCCGGGGCCGCATCAGTTGTTCATGCATGCCGCCGATGTCGCCAGAGGTTCCGACGGCGAGTTCCGAGTCATCGCCGACCGCACGCAGGCGCCGTCGGGAGTGGGGTACGCGCTCGCCGATCGGCGAGTGATGTCGCGCGCGATGCCCGAGTTGTTCCAGGCGAGCAATCCCAGGCCGCTCTCGACGTTCGCTCGCGCGGTGCGGCTGGCGCTTCGTGATGCGGCACCCGCATCGGCCGAGAATCCGGTCGTGGTGGTGCTCAGTCCTGGTTCGCACTCCGAGACTGCATTCGATCAGGCTTATCTCGCAACGGTTCTCGGTTTTCCTCTCGTGGAGAATGCCGATCTCGTGGTCCGTGACGGCTGTCTGTGGATGCGGTCGCTCGGCAAGCTGCGGCGGGTGGATGTGGTGCTGCGCCGAGTCGACGCCGAGTTCGCCGACCCACTCGATCTACGCCCGGATTCGCACCTGGGGGTCGTCGGTCTGGTCGAGGTGCTGCGGCGCGGGGCCGTGAGCGTGGTGAACACCCTCGGTAGCGGTGTGCTCGAGAACCCGGCTCTGCTTCCGCTACTTCCGGCGTTGAGCCGTGGCCTGCTGGACGAGGATCTGATTCTCGGTTCGGTGCAGACCTACTGGGGTGGTGACCCCAATCAGCTTTCGCACATCGGCAGCCGGATGCGTTCGCTGGTGCTGCGGTCGACCACCTCGCGTCGGACGGTGGTGGGGCACGATCTCACCGACGTCGCAGCCAGGGAGCTGTGGAATCGAATCGTTGCCGAGCCGTGGAAGTGGACCGGGCAGGAGGTCCCCGAGTTCTCGTTGGCTCCGGTCGGTTCGTCGATCGACGGCGGGTCGGGTTCGCAGTTGTCGGTGGCCCCCGCGCAGGTGGGGATGAGGTTGTTCACGGTTGCGCAGCGGGGTGGGTACACACCGATGCGCGGCGGCCTGGGGCAGGTGGTGCTCACCGCGCCGGTCACCGAGCCGCTCATCACGGTGGCGTCGAAGGACGTGTGGGTCAAGTCGGTGGAACGGGTCACCCCGGCCGACTCCGCGCCGCACACCCCGCCCGCCACGGTGGAGGAGTTGCCGCAGTACGCCGCGTCCAACGTCGATGTCGTCAGCTCCCCGCGTGTACTCGGCGACCTGTTCTGGTTCGGCCGCTACAGCGAGCGCGCCGAGGACATGACTCGATTGCTCATCGCCGCGCGCGAACGCAATCAGGACTACCGCTCGATGCCGTGGCTCGAAGGCAGCGACAGTCTGCCGATCCTTCTCGAAGCGGTCACGAAGGTCTCGCGCACCTGGCCGGGGTTTCTCGACGAGAAGAACCGCGGCGACGCGACCGTGGAAATGCGGTCGTTGATGCTCTCGACGGGACGGATGGGGTCGCTGGCGCAATCGGTGGACCGGATGCAGCAAGCGGCGCGCGCGGTGCGCGACCAGCTCTCGAACGACACCTGGGCGGTGCTGAACCGCATCGACACCGCGCTCGAGGAGTTGGCCGAGTCGCCGGTTCACAACGGCGCGCAACTGGCGTCGTCGCAGTCGAGTGTGTTGCGTGGTCTGCTCGCGCTGGCCGGCTTGGCGTCGGAGTCGATGGTGCGAGACGCGGGCTGGTACCTGATGGACGCCGGTAAACGTATCGAGCGCGGTCTGCAGCTGACTTCGCTGCTCTCGGCCACACTGAGCCACGCTCTCACTCCGTCCACCGAACAGGCGGTCATCGATTCGGTGTTGTCCGCGGCCGAGTCCTCGGTGATCTACCGCAGACGCAACAGTGGGCGCGCGCGTCCGGCAGCCGTCGCGCAGCTGTTGCTGTTCGACGAGGGCAACCCTCGAGCGTTGGTCTACCAGCTCGATCGGCTTCGGGACGACCTGGGTTCGTTGCCCGATGCCTCGGGTACGTCGCGGCCCGAGCAGCTCGTCGAGCAGATGCGGGTGCGGTTGCGTCGGGTCGACCCGGGCGATCTGGAATCGGTCGACGCGAACGGTCGACGGGTGGAGTTGCTCGAGCTGGTGGACGGCATCCACGACTCACTCGAGGAACTGTCTCGCGTCGTCCTCGCCACGCACATGTCGTTGCCCGGTGGCACGCAGCCGCTGTGGGGCAGCTCGAACGTCCGAACTGCGAACGGGGTGCGGTGA
- the hisS gene encoding histidine--tRNA ligase: MSKQTAFSAPKGIPDYFPPNSAEFVAVREGLLDAARNAGYGHIELPIFEDTGLFARGVGESTDVVSKEMYTFSDRGDRSVTLRPEGTAGVMRAVIEHGLDRGALPVKLAYAGPFFRYERPQAGRYRQLQQVGVEAIGVDDPALDAEVIAVADAGFRALGLTGFRLEITSLGDDTCRPQYRELLQQFLFALPLDEDTRRRAEINPLRVLDDKRPEVRAMTADAPLMLDHLSDSAKEHFDEVLAYLDVMNVPYLVNPRMVRGLDYYTKTTFEFVHDGLGAQSGIGGGGRYDGLMEQLGGQALSGIGFGLGVDRTVLALAAEGKTAGATSRCQVFGVPMGAGAKLAVVDIAAQLRERGIAVDMAYGNRGIKGAMKAADRSGARFALVLGDQELAAESVLVKDLSNGEQDTVPMADVVDALGARLAQ; this comes from the coding sequence GTGAGCAAGCAGACCGCCTTTTCCGCGCCCAAGGGCATTCCCGATTACTTCCCGCCCAACTCGGCCGAGTTCGTCGCCGTACGCGAAGGGTTGCTCGACGCAGCCCGCAACGCCGGCTACGGCCACATCGAATTACCGATCTTCGAGGACACCGGCCTGTTCGCCCGCGGGGTCGGGGAGTCGACCGATGTGGTGAGCAAGGAGATGTATACCTTCTCCGATCGCGGAGACCGATCGGTGACACTGCGACCCGAAGGCACCGCCGGAGTCATGCGCGCGGTGATCGAGCACGGATTGGATCGGGGAGCGCTGCCGGTCAAGTTGGCCTATGCCGGTCCGTTCTTCCGCTACGAACGCCCGCAGGCCGGCCGATACCGCCAGCTGCAGCAGGTGGGTGTCGAGGCGATCGGCGTCGACGACCCGGCGCTGGACGCCGAGGTCATCGCCGTGGCCGACGCCGGTTTCCGGGCCCTCGGGCTCACCGGGTTCCGGCTCGAGATCACCTCACTCGGCGACGACACCTGCCGCCCGCAGTACCGAGAGCTGTTGCAGCAGTTCCTGTTCGCGCTTCCCCTCGACGAGGACACCCGTCGACGCGCCGAGATCAACCCGCTGCGGGTGCTCGACGACAAGCGACCCGAGGTGCGCGCGATGACTGCGGACGCACCGCTGATGCTCGATCACCTCTCCGATTCGGCGAAGGAACACTTCGACGAAGTGCTGGCATACCTGGACGTGATGAACGTTCCGTATCTCGTGAACCCGCGGATGGTGCGCGGCCTCGACTACTACACCAAGACGACGTTCGAATTCGTGCACGACGGGCTCGGCGCACAATCGGGCATCGGCGGCGGCGGCCGCTACGACGGTCTGATGGAACAGCTCGGCGGGCAGGCGCTCTCCGGAATCGGGTTCGGCCTGGGCGTCGATCGCACGGTGCTTGCCCTCGCCGCCGAAGGCAAGACCGCGGGCGCGACGTCGCGATGCCAGGTCTTCGGTGTTCCGATGGGAGCAGGTGCCAAGCTGGCGGTCGTAGACATCGCGGCCCAGCTACGCGAACGAGGAATAGCCGTGGACATGGCCTACGGAAATCGCGGGATCAAGGGTGCCATGAAGGCCGCCGACCGATCCGGAGCGCGGTTCGCGTTGGTGCTCGGCGATCAGGAACTGGCTGCGGAATCGGTTCTGGTGAAGGACCTTTCGAACGGCGAGCAGGACACCGTTCCGATGGCCGACGTGGTCGACGCCCTCGGAGCGCGCCTTGCCCAGTGA
- the aspS gene encoding aspartate--tRNA ligase, which yields MLRTHLAGSLRPEHVDRTVTLTGWVARRRDHGGVIFIDLRDASGVSQVVFREGAALEQAHRLRAEYVVKVTGKVEGRPEGNANYEIPTGAIEVEASEIEVLSEAAPLPFQLDDQPGEEARLKYRYLDLRREGPGRAIRLRSHVNAAARSVLAHHEFVEVETPTLTRSTPEGARDFLVPARLQPGSFYALPQSPQLFKQLLMVGGIERYYQIARCYRDEDFRADRQPEFTQLDVEMSFVTQDDVILLAEEILASLWKLVGHHFTAPIPRITYAEAMRRYGSDKPDLRFDIELVECTDFFSETTFRVFQAPYVGAVVMPGGASQPRKQLDRWQEFAKQRGHKGLAYVLVGEDGTLGGPVAKNLTDAERDGLAAHVGANNGDAIFFSAGPIKASRGLLGAVRGEIARKLDLIDPKAWAFVWVVDAPLFEPTSDATASGDVAVGSGAWTAVHHAFTSPKPESMDTFDTDPGSALAYAYDIVCNGNEIGGGSIRIHRKDIQERVFAIMGIGKEEAQEKFGFLLDAFSYGAPPHGGIAFGWDRITALLAGVDSIREVIAFPKSGGGIDPLTDAPAPITPQQRKESGVDFKPEKKEESPAEA from the coding sequence GTGCTGCGCACCCACCTCGCCGGCTCATTACGCCCCGAGCACGTCGACCGAACCGTGACGCTGACGGGATGGGTGGCCCGCCGACGCGATCACGGCGGCGTCATCTTCATCGACCTTCGCGACGCGTCCGGCGTGTCCCAGGTCGTCTTCCGAGAGGGAGCAGCACTCGAGCAGGCCCACCGCCTGCGCGCCGAATACGTCGTGAAGGTGACCGGCAAGGTCGAAGGCCGCCCCGAAGGCAATGCCAACTACGAGATCCCGACCGGTGCGATCGAGGTCGAGGCCTCCGAGATCGAGGTCCTGTCCGAGGCCGCGCCGCTGCCGTTCCAGCTCGACGATCAGCCGGGCGAAGAAGCGCGTCTGAAGTACCGCTACCTCGATCTGCGTCGCGAGGGACCGGGGCGAGCCATTCGCCTGCGCTCGCACGTCAACGCGGCGGCCCGTTCGGTGCTCGCGCACCACGAGTTCGTCGAGGTCGAGACTCCGACGCTCACGCGATCCACTCCCGAGGGTGCCCGCGACTTCCTGGTGCCTGCGAGGTTGCAGCCGGGTAGCTTCTACGCGCTGCCGCAGAGCCCGCAGCTGTTCAAGCAGCTGCTGATGGTTGGCGGTATCGAGCGGTATTACCAGATTGCCCGGTGCTACCGAGACGAGGATTTCCGCGCCGACCGTCAGCCGGAGTTCACTCAGCTCGACGTCGAGATGAGCTTCGTCACCCAGGACGACGTCATCCTGCTGGCCGAGGAGATCCTGGCGTCGCTGTGGAAGCTCGTCGGGCACCACTTTACGGCTCCGATTCCACGGATCACCTACGCCGAGGCGATGCGTCGCTACGGTTCGGACAAGCCCGATCTCCGCTTCGACATCGAACTGGTCGAATGCACGGACTTCTTCTCCGAGACCACGTTCCGTGTGTTCCAGGCCCCGTACGTCGGTGCGGTCGTGATGCCCGGTGGCGCGAGCCAGCCCCGCAAGCAGTTGGACCGGTGGCAGGAGTTCGCCAAGCAGCGCGGCCACAAGGGTCTCGCGTACGTTCTCGTCGGTGAGGACGGCACGTTGGGTGGCCCGGTTGCCAAGAACCTGACCGACGCCGAGCGCGACGGCCTCGCCGCACACGTCGGTGCGAACAACGGCGATGCGATCTTCTTCTCCGCGGGCCCGATCAAGGCATCACGTGGATTGCTCGGTGCGGTGCGCGGCGAGATCGCCCGCAAGCTCGACCTGATCGACCCGAAGGCATGGGCGTTCGTGTGGGTCGTCGATGCTCCGCTGTTCGAGCCCACGTCCGACGCCACGGCCAGTGGTGACGTAGCCGTCGGATCCGGTGCGTGGACTGCCGTGCACCACGCCTTCACGTCGCCGAAGCCGGAGTCGATGGATACGTTCGACACCGACCCCGGATCGGCGCTGGCCTACGCCTACGACATCGTCTGCAACGGCAACGAGATCGGCGGCGGCAGTATTCGTATCCACCGCAAGGACATTCAGGAACGGGTGTTCGCGATCATGGGTATCGGCAAGGAAGAAGCTCAGGAGAAGTTCGGCTTCCTTCTCGATGCCTTCTCCTACGGCGCACCGCCGCACGGCGGCATCGCGTTCGGCTGGGATCGCATCACGGCGCTGCTTGCCGGAGTCGATTCCATCCGTGAGGTCATCGCGTTCCCCAAGTCCGGTGGCGGCATCGACCCGTTGACCGACGCGCCAGCACCGATCACGCCGCAGCAGCGTAAGGAATCGGGCGTCGACTTCAAGCCGGAGAAGAAGGAAGAGTCTCCGGCCGAGGCCTAG
- a CDS encoding neutral zinc metallopeptidase, which translates to MTFREGSRMERGRVSVGGSGGGGRGGKLAIGGGAGGLIIIVIALLFGGDPGSILNQISGGDSSAGQVDSGTSGTLEGCETEAEANTKIDCRIGFTVSSLDTVWESQLQAQTGVAYVQPGVKLFSGATNTGCGNATSAVGPFYCPADSTAYFDTSFFQVLVDQFGSSGGPLAQEYVVAHEVGHHLQNQLGDIGRAQADPQGPESGGVKVELQADCYAGIWAHYAADTVDPDTGVPFLEPLTTADINDALSAASSVGDDRIQQASTGSVNPEGWTHGSSAQRQAWFTAGYETGQVAACDTFAARDLDNP; encoded by the coding sequence ATGACCTTCAGAGAAGGTTCGCGGATGGAGCGGGGTCGAGTCTCCGTCGGCGGCAGCGGGGGTGGCGGTCGCGGTGGCAAACTGGCTATCGGCGGTGGTGCAGGCGGCTTGATCATCATCGTCATCGCGTTGCTCTTCGGCGGAGATCCCGGTTCGATTCTCAATCAGATCAGTGGCGGCGACAGCTCTGCCGGGCAGGTCGACTCCGGCACCTCGGGGACCCTCGAGGGCTGCGAGACCGAGGCGGAGGCGAACACCAAGATCGATTGCCGTATCGGATTCACGGTGTCGAGTCTGGACACCGTCTGGGAATCTCAGCTCCAAGCTCAGACCGGCGTCGCCTACGTTCAGCCAGGAGTGAAGCTGTTCTCGGGAGCAACGAACACCGGCTGCGGCAACGCCACCAGTGCCGTCGGGCCGTTCTACTGCCCGGCCGATTCCACCGCGTACTTCGACACGAGCTTCTTCCAGGTTCTCGTCGACCAGTTCGGTTCCAGCGGCGGCCCATTGGCGCAGGAGTACGTGGTGGCGCACGAGGTCGGCCACCACCTGCAGAACCAACTGGGCGACATCGGCCGCGCGCAGGCCGATCCGCAGGGACCCGAGTCCGGTGGCGTCAAAGTGGAGTTGCAGGCCGACTGCTATGCAGGAATCTGGGCGCACTACGCTGCCGACACGGTCGATCCGGACACCGGGGTTCCGTTCCTCGAGCCGCTGACCACGGCCGACATCAACGACGCCCTCTCGGCAGCGTCGTCGGTGGGCGACGACAGAATTCAGCAGGCATCCACGGGCAGCGTCAACCCCGAGGGTTGGACACACGGTTCGTCCGCGCAGCGCCAGGCGTGGTTCACCGCGGGCTACGAAACCGGACAGGTGGCGGCCTGCGACACGTTCGCGGCACGCGACCTCGACAATCCCTGA
- a CDS encoding Rv2578c family radical SAM protein: MRWAGQTLDAADDGALPGLERSGLVRSVQTPEFEGITFHEVLCKSALNEVPSESQVPFSWTVNPMRGCSHACRYCFARPTHEYLDLDSGNDFDSQIVVKTNVAAVLRKELARRAWKREPVALGTNTDPYQRAEGRYRLMPGIIRALTESGTPFSILTKGTLLRRDLPLLTLAAQQVEVQVSISLAIHDADLQKQLEPGTPSPRARLDLVRAVRDAGLNCGVLVAPVIPFLTDGAKQLDGLIGALAEAGATTVTALPMHLRSSTKDWYMSWLVEEHPALVRRYRQLYGHGAYVTPEYKQWLKARIDPLLDTYGFAAEQTRPLPANEPAEPRELVTSGPALTLF; encoded by the coding sequence ATGCGATGGGCCGGTCAGACTCTCGACGCCGCGGACGACGGGGCGCTACCGGGGCTCGAGCGATCGGGGCTGGTCCGCAGCGTGCAGACACCCGAGTTCGAGGGCATCACCTTCCACGAGGTGCTGTGCAAGAGCGCCCTGAACGAAGTGCCGAGCGAATCGCAGGTGCCCTTCTCGTGGACCGTCAACCCGATGCGTGGGTGCTCGCATGCATGTCGATACTGCTTCGCCCGCCCGACGCACGAATATCTGGACCTGGACTCCGGCAACGATTTCGACTCGCAGATCGTCGTCAAGACCAACGTCGCTGCGGTACTGCGCAAGGAACTCGCGCGCCGGGCGTGGAAGCGCGAGCCGGTGGCGCTCGGCACCAACACCGACCCCTATCAGCGCGCGGAGGGTCGATATCGGTTGATGCCGGGGATCATTCGAGCGTTGACCGAATCCGGGACGCCGTTCTCGATTCTCACCAAGGGCACACTGCTGCGGCGTGATCTGCCCCTGTTGACGCTGGCTGCGCAACAGGTGGAGGTGCAGGTGAGCATCAGCCTGGCCATTCACGACGCCGACCTGCAGAAGCAGCTCGAGCCCGGGACCCCCAGCCCGCGAGCGCGATTGGATCTCGTTCGTGCGGTCCGCGACGCGGGCCTGAACTGCGGCGTTCTGGTGGCACCGGTGATTCCGTTTCTCACCGACGGGGCCAAGCAATTGGACGGCCTCATCGGAGCCCTGGCCGAGGCAGGTGCGACAACCGTGACGGCGCTGCCGATGCATCTGCGTTCGAGCACCAAGGACTGGTACATGAGCTGGCTGGTGGAGGAACACCCCGCATTGGTGCGTCGATACCGTCAGCTCTACGGACACGGGGCGTACGTGACCCCTGAGTACAAGCAGTGGCTGAAAGCAAGAATCGATCCGCTGCTCGACACCTACGGGTTCGCCGCAGAGCAGACCCGGCCGCTGCCCGCGAACGAGCCTGCCGAACCCCGAGAACTGGTGACCTCGGGGCCGGCTCTGACCCTGTTCTGA